TGCCTTCGATGGCGAGGCGTCGTTTGCCAAGGGCGCGACGCACGCATCGACTGCTCCTGCCGAGCGAACAGATGCCTGGTCGGCATGGATCGTCGATCTGGACGTCAACCCGCACTCGGGAGACATCGTGATTCGCCGCGTAGTCGCTGGTGCGGCGACGGGCGAGCCCGATGCCGAACCGCATGTGAGCGGCTTGCCCGCCTGGCAGATCACCGATGCGATGCAGCGTGCACTGGGCATGGCGTGGCATGCTGAAGCGGCGCACGACGAAACCGGCAGCGCCGGGCATGCCAACGACCAACACGCCGCCGTCGCGCTCGCGCTGCAACGCGCGCTCGCGCAAGTGAGCGTGATGCCGAATGGGGCGCACGTGCCCCATGCGCTTTCCGACGAAGATGCCCACCGTCTGGCCGCGGCCGCAGCGCCCGCTGCGGCCGCTATCGCCAATGCCCTGTATGACGCGACCGGCGTGCGCCTGCGTCAACCACCCTTTGACCCGGCCAGCCTGCGCCAGGCGTTTGGCGATCCGCTCGCTGCCGAAAGGGTGCAGGCGCCCGCCGACCGGCGTCGCCCGACGCGATGGCGGCGCTGGCTCGCCGGAGGTGGCATCGGTGGGTTGATCGGTGGTGTGGTCGGACTTGCCTGCGCCGTGCTGCCCGGACCGGTGGCCATCGCCCCGATCTCGGCGGTGGACAACACATTGTGGTCGACCGCGACGCTGGAGCGCGGCCGTCAGATCGCGCTGGCTGGCGACTGTGCGGTTTGCCACACCGCGCGAGGCGGCGCGACCAATGCCGGAGGCCTCGGCCTCGAAACGCCGTTCGGCATCGTCTACTCGACCAACCTGACGCCGGACCCCGAGACCGGCATCGGCCGCTGGTCATACGCTGCCTTTGCCCGCGCCATGCGCGAGGGCATTTCGCGCGATGGCTCGCATCTGTACCCCGCGTTTCCATACACGTCGTTTGCCAAGATGAGCGAGTCCGACATGCTCGCTCTGTATGCGTATCTGATGTCGCAGCCAGCCGTCGCGAATACGCCGCCGAAAACCGAACTCCCCTTCGTATTGAATCAGCGCCGGTTAGTCGCAGGCTGGAACTGGATGTTTCACGATGCCGCCGAATATCGACCCGATCCCTCGCAGTCGACGCTGTGGAATCGCGGCCGCTATCTCGTGGACGGCGCCGGTCACTGCAGCGCGTGTCACACGCCGCGCAATTGGCTCGGCGCGGAGCGCGACAAGCTGTATCTGCGGGGAGGCGAAGCGGAAGGCTGGCGTGC
This window of the Pandoraea sputorum genome carries:
- a CDS encoding c-type cytochrome; this encodes MSATMGAEMEASASAASQVPNDSSRATYHWPTRDGGGVARLEVTAHARADGTLGTWRYRAEVSADAAPGDAAPPALASQDCALPPPQLYRHDVSAVQVSDVGGRIPSQAHAFARESFIDEAAADAGQDPVSYRLHHLDPRQDAGAREVIRMVAQRAAWGLPERADAQAAPAGWRRGRGFAFDGEASFAKGATHASTAPAERTDAWSAWIVDLDVNPHSGDIVIRRVVAGAATGEPDAEPHVSGLPAWQITDAMQRALGMAWHAEAAHDETGSAGHANDQHAAVALALQRALAQVSVMPNGAHVPHALSDEDAHRLAAAAAPAAAAIANALYDATGVRLRQPPFDPASLRQAFGDPLAAERVQAPADRRRPTRWRRWLAGGGIGGLIGGVVGLACAVLPGPVAIAPISAVDNTLWSTATLERGRQIALAGDCAVCHTARGGATNAGGLGLETPFGIVYSTNLTPDPETGIGRWSYAAFARAMREGISRDGSHLYPAFPYTSFAKMSESDMLALYAYLMSQPAVANTPPKTELPFVLNQRRLVAGWNWMFHDAAEYRPDPSQSTLWNRGRYLVDGAGHCSACHTPRNWLGAERDKLYLRGGEAEGWRAPPLVGTSDAPVPWTEVALFDYLRTGFSPEHGVAAGPMAPVVSGLAALPETDVRAIAHYIASLAPQPDTAKVSDLAGRRAVGVDIATTLGLENGRRAFEAACAVCHTESGGVGHFGVRPLMGLNTSVSQAKPDNLMHVLMNGIDQPATEGLGYMPAFRDAFDDRQMAELAAYIRTRYAPDRPAWEGLDDAAARARAAHRP